From a region of the Bradyrhizobium sp. KBS0727 genome:
- a CDS encoding DUF1236 domain-containing protein, with amino-acid sequence MRNRILAIAAVAGALAAPVAAQAQGTVGVVGGGTVVIDDNEGIAVDQRPAFREYIVRERVPNYTIPDRVIVGGVLPEAGVTYYDVPQTFGATPYRYTVVNGRTVLVEPRSRRIVQVVE; translated from the coding sequence ATGCGAAACAGGATATTGGCCATTGCCGCGGTTGCCGGCGCTTTGGCGGCGCCGGTCGCGGCGCAGGCGCAGGGCACCGTCGGCGTGGTCGGCGGCGGCACCGTGGTCATCGATGACAACGAGGGGATCGCCGTCGACCAGCGGCCTGCGTTCCGTGAATACATCGTGCGCGAACGGGTCCCGAACTACACGATTCCCGATCGTGTGATCGTCGGCGGTGTGCTGCCGGAAGCCGGCGTGACCTATTACGACGTGCCGCAGACGTTCGGCGCCACGCCCTATCGCTACACCGTGGTGAACGGCCGGACCGTGCTGGTCGAGCCGCGCTCGCGTCGCATCGTTCAGGTGGTCGAATAA
- a CDS encoding DUF3096 domain-containing protein, whose product MTITAAHVPAIVALIAGILILLMPRLLNFIVAIYLIFVGLVGLGVLKMFHF is encoded by the coding sequence ATGACCATCACCGCCGCGCACGTTCCCGCCATCGTGGCCCTGATTGCAGGAATTCTGATCCTGCTGATGCCGCGGCTGCTCAATTTCATCGTGGCGATCTACCTGATCTTCGTCGGACTGGTCGGTCTCGGCGTGCTCAAGATGTTTCACTTCTAG
- a CDS encoding bifunctional 2-polyprenyl-6-hydroxyphenol methylase/3-demethylubiquinol 3-O-methyltransferase UbiG produces MDRKTLAAYDQDAAAFAKDWHDQPAPRDLQEIVERFFVRGGTSADIGCGSGREVGWLNANGFSATGFDASEGLLKEACRRYPGLKFRHAELPELRGVGTFDNVLCETVIMHLDRKQIAASVRRLLDVVKPSGILYLSWRVTDDADLRDAQGRLYCAFDAALVLAELKATTVLLDEEVLSESSGKKIHRLVVKKPGLEIRE; encoded by the coding sequence ATGGATCGCAAAACGCTTGCCGCTTACGACCAGGATGCGGCGGCGTTCGCGAAGGACTGGCACGACCAGCCGGCGCCGCGCGATCTCCAGGAGATCGTCGAACGGTTTTTCGTCCGTGGCGGCACCTCGGCCGATATCGGCTGCGGCAGCGGCCGCGAGGTCGGCTGGCTCAATGCCAACGGATTTTCCGCCACCGGTTTCGACGCCTCGGAAGGCCTGCTCAAGGAAGCCTGCCGGCGCTATCCCGGTCTCAAGTTCCGGCATGCCGAATTGCCCGAGCTGCGCGGTGTCGGCACGTTCGACAACGTACTGTGCGAAACCGTCATCATGCATCTCGACCGCAAGCAGATCGCGGCTTCGGTCCGCCGCCTGCTCGACGTCGTCAAGCCGAGCGGCATTCTGTACCTGAGCTGGCGCGTCACCGACGATGCCGATCTGCGCGACGCCCAGGGCCGGCTCTATTGCGCCTTCGATGCCGCTTTGGTGCTGGCGGAACTGAAAGCGACCACCGTGCTGCTCGACGAAGAGGTTTTGAGCGAATCCTCGGGCAAGAAGATTCACCGCCTGGTGGTCAAGAAGCCGGGTCTGGAAATTCGCGAGTAA